The window GCCGACCTTCATCAACCACCCGCGCAGCAAGGAACTCGTCCGGGGCATGCTCGCCGACCTGGGCGCGGACGTGGAGCAGACCTACTTCGACGTGCCCCGGCTGCGGAGCATGACCAGCGAGTACCTGAACGCCGGGCTGACCCTCCAGTTCGAGTCGCACCGGGACACCTGGTTCTCCGCGCCGATGTCGCAGCTCAACTTCTGGATGCCGGTGTACGACGTCGAGGAGGCCAACGTGATGGCCTTCCACCCGCCGTACTTCTCCAACGGGGTGCGCAACAGTTCCCGCGACTACAACTACGCGCAGTGGGTGGCGCACGGGCGTACCGCCGCGGCGCAGCAGATCGACATGGAGACCCGCAAGCAGCCCGAGGCAGAGGAGCAGATCGCGCGCGAGCCGGACATCCGGGTGATCACGCCGCCCGGGGGCGTACTGCTCTTCTCGGGGGCGCAACTGCACACCACGGTGCCGAACACCTCCGGCAGGACCCGCTTCTCCATCGACTTCCGGGCGGTCAACCGGCGTGACGTCGAGCAGCGGGTCGGCGCCGAGAACGTCGACTCCGACTGCACCGGCACCACGCTCGGTGACTTCCTGCGCGCGACCGATCTGGAGCCGCTGCCGGCCGACCTGATCGAGTCGTACGACACCGTGCCGGCCTGACCCGGTCGCGGTAACCGCCCCGGGCCGTCCGGCTCCCCCCGAACCGGCCCGGGGCGGTCTCACATCTCAGTGCCGGGCGGGCTCGACCAGTTCGACCAGTACGCCACCGGCGTCCTTGGGGTGGACGAAGTTGATCCGGGAGCCGGCGGTACCGCGCCTCGGGGTGTCGAACAGCAGGCGCATGCCGCGCTCGCGCAGCGCCGCACCGGCCGCGTCGACGTCGGTGACGGTGTACGCCACCTGCTGCACCCCCGGACCGGACCGGTCGAGGAACTTCGCGATGGTCGACTCCGGTGACAGCGGCGCCAGCAGTTGCAGGTGGCCCCCGTCGGGGGTCGGGCCGACCTGGAGCATCGCCTCGCGTACGCCCTGTTCGTTGTTGACCTCGGTGTGTACGCACCGCATCCCGAAGACCCGCTGGTAGAACTCGATCGCGGTGTCAAGGTCGGCGACCGCTATACCGACGTGGTCGATACGTTGGAGGCCGATGCCTGTGATTTTGTCCGCAGCGGTCTCGACGGGGTGCTCTTCTGCCATAGCGCTAGTCTGGCCGAACAATCGTTAAGGTGCACGATCGGCCCACCCCTCGGAGGCGGAGAGTCATGGCTTCGGTGATCGTCAGCGGTGCGCGTACCCCGATGGGGCGGCTGCTGGGCAACCTCAAGGACCTGTCGGCGAGCAAGCTCGGCGGGATCGCCATCCGGGGTGCGCTGGAGCGTTCCGGGGTCGCCGCCGACCAGGTCCAGTACGTGATCATGGGGCAGGTGCTCCAGGCGGGTGCCGGTCAGATCCCGGCCCGGCAGGCTGCCGTCGAGGCGGGCATCCCGATGTCCGTACCGGCGCTGACGATCAACAAGGTCTGCCTCTCCGGCCTCGACGCGATCGCCCTGGCCGACCAGCTCATCCGGGCCGGCGAGTTCGACATCGTGGTGGCCGGCGGGATGGAGTCGATGACCAACGCCCCGCACCTGCTGCTCAACCAGCGCACCGGCTACAAGTACGGCGACGTGACGATCAAGGATCACATGGCGCTGGACGGGCTCACCGACCCGTGGGACTGCTGCGCGA of the Micromonospora sp. NBC_01796 genome contains:
- the mce gene encoding methylmalonyl-CoA epimerase; the encoded protein is MAEEHPVETAADKITGIGLQRIDHVGIAVADLDTAIEFYQRVFGMRCVHTEVNNEQGVREAMLQVGPTPDGGHLQLLAPLSPESTIAKFLDRSGPGVQQVAYTVTDVDAAGAALRERGMRLLFDTPRRGTAGSRINFVHPKDAGGVLVELVEPARH